From one Dermacentor silvarum isolate Dsil-2018 chromosome 3, BIME_Dsil_1.4, whole genome shotgun sequence genomic stretch:
- the LOC125944459 gene encoding neurofilament medium polypeptide-like: MFQGADMSGALSLAVPDHVVADGARLPEAAEEKKEVGQEHVQVTSASKKPRLSVQAMLFQNIALPISPTDGGVLSDMFIRVSGAPNPALTGQREEVAGTELGVGLGELKDVTGKGKEASVKEMQGQQGLREPGEPKPTEPLAAGRGGQRPGRASPKPASSPKSITAGSSKPHRAKQSKHKHAAGKNPDQRRKQALYKPTGALVPVDIDAPPTRVPPNTENLQQGVQSAADSASVAQEHIPEATKAKRKSVGQDNETPSKRSSKSLDSAGKASTVRVPASHVEEKPQGRTVIGTEVPRATSGNQQVHLARVDLTAEKESKQKRQKKEKKQKKGRSRAISPS; this comes from the exons ATGTTTCAAGGTGCCGATATGTCTGGAGCTTTATCTCTCGCTGTACCTGATCACGTGGTCGCAGACGGTGCCAGGCTGCCTGAGGctgcagaagaaaaaaaggaagtcgGGCAAGAGCATGTGCAGGTCACTTCGGCTTCCAAGAAACCTCGACTTAGTGTACAGGCAATGCTCTTTCAAAATATTGCCCTGCCGATTTCTCCTACCGACGGAGGTGTACTAAGCGACATGTTCATCCGGGTGTCCGGGGCACCGAATCCCGCATTGACGGGACAACGCGAAGAAGTTGCAGGCACAGAGTTGGGGGTTGGACTCGGAGAATTGAAAGATGTGACAGGCAAAGGCAAGGAAGCTTCGGTCAAGGAAATGCAAGGACAGCAAGGATTGCGGGAACCTGGCGAACCGAAGCCGACGGAGCCGCTCGCAGCGGGTCGTGGAGGACAACGTCCTGGTCGGGCATCACCAAAACCAGCATCCAGTCCAAAAAGCATAACGGCGGGGTCTTCAAAGCCTCATCGGGCTAAACAGTCCAAGCACAAACATGCGGCGGGCAAA AATCCGGATCAGCGCCGCAAGCAAGCGCTATATAAGCCCACGGGGGCTTTAGTTCCTGTTGACATTGACGCACCGCCTACAAGGGTGCCACCAAACACCGAGAATCTTCAGCAAGGAGTTCAAAGTGCGGCTGACTCCGCCAGTGTGGCTCAAGAACATATTCCAGAGGCTACGAAAGCTAAGCGAAAAAGCGTCGGACAAGACAATGAAACGCCCTCTAAAAGGTCTTCCAAGTCACTGGACTCTGCTGGGAAAGCGTCGACGGTCCGCGTGCCAGCTTCACACGTGGAGGAGAAACCACAAGGGAGAACTGTCATCGGGACGGAAGTGCCACGTGCAACTTCCGGTAATCAGCAAGTGCATCTGGCGAGAGTTGATCTGACTGCAGAAAAGGAATCCAAGCAGAAGCGCcagaaaaaggagaaaaagcaGAAGAAGGGAAGGAGCCGAGCCATTTCTCCATCGTAA